Proteins co-encoded in one Neofelis nebulosa isolate mNeoNeb1 chromosome 2, mNeoNeb1.pri, whole genome shotgun sequence genomic window:
- the LOC131504451 gene encoding uncharacterized protein LOC131504451 isoform X1: MDDPTGQCIYLACSFIEGDGRYAKRFSLPHSFETQAIPEIPLKIRLKFSNKGVWVCVWAASAGESWRMSLPWRRNLENLTISHPFKAAINDGIGPEEQQLLTSGFRTVQKPQTSRRLLAFFAQGCRSVHVDRLEENVQMFMGALARTPRLTTYTCYSHLNEQNNLW; the protein is encoded by the exons atggATGATCCAACTGGCCAGTGTATATACCTTGCTTGCTCCTTTATTGAGGGGGACGGGAGATATGCAAAGAGATTCAGTCTGCCGCACAGCTTTGAAACACAGGCCATTCcagagattcctttaaaaatcagattaaagTTTTCTAACAAGGGTGTGTGGGTTTGTGTCTGGGCTGCTTCAGCTGGGGAATCTTGGAGGATGAGTTTGCCCTGGAGGAGAAACTTAGAGAACCTTACCATCAGCCACCCATTTAAAGCTGCGA TAAACGACGGCATCGGACCAGAGGAACAGCAGCTCCTCACGTCCGGCTTCAGGACGGTCCAGAAACCCCAGACGTCCCGTCGCCTTCTCGCCTTCTTCGCTCAGGGCTGCAGATCAGTTCACgttgacagattagaggaaaatGTGCAAATGTTTATGG GTGCTCTCGCCCGCACACCCAGGCTCACAACTTACACCTGTTACAGCCACTTGAATGAA